One Tumebacillus amylolyticus DNA segment encodes these proteins:
- a CDS encoding ATP-binding protein yields MSIKRKLAIFFALIVSSILIANNALFYYTTRGMLINDQRQQMEGLSREIGIAIEHSEQGSQYVEDLLGERLRSAAIAAQASLDPDIDNVTNEQLVNLSRQLGISHITLFKKVGDDIVGLKSSDPKEINLSTMDWGVYKDAMEQLLRGEEVHVPEGQALPHYWAGPIDVASADPTQIDKWGYYYDGTTNYIIDPYVSDSYIRQYESLTGAQSIVDRTLQDNASVLELTGFNPLAFGKKPILTKINDAEYIQLQNRPLFFGSTSYEDPRDAAKVAEADSSGKIVTYQTTVRDKIVLKYYIPISQAKYPYVLGLVTDYDVIQQVLNQQLWRNAMISLVALAAVFVLGYVIAGLTVRPVQKILLKVNDMARGNFEARIHLRTKDELGQLADRVNSMSKNLQVYTEQLRSLYEHNPSALFSLNLAGEVLSVNPVAESILGYSSEELRGRPFGDLVVPEEREKAQYHFKQSVDGHFQSFEMHLVRQDGEVFELGVRHFPIMVADETVGIYSIGKDITESRRTEELMRKSDKLSVVGQLAAGVAHEIRNPLTAIKGFVQLIRDTRGAKPEYFNIMLSELDRIELIINEFLVLAKPQAVNFQEKNLVTLLQSIIALVETQAILNNIQIVLLLSESDIPLIDCEENQLKQVFINILKNSIEAMPSGGVIHITVDHLAATGQVRVRVVDEGQGIPEERLSKLGEPFYTTKEKGTGLGLMISYKIISEHKGKMIVRSRVNEGTTVDVYLPTHTS; encoded by the coding sequence TTGTCCATCAAACGCAAACTGGCGATCTTCTTCGCGCTGATCGTGTCATCGATCCTCATTGCCAACAACGCGTTGTTCTACTATACGACGCGCGGGATGTTGATCAACGATCAGAGGCAGCAGATGGAGGGTCTCTCCCGTGAGATTGGAATTGCCATCGAGCACTCCGAACAGGGCTCTCAATATGTAGAAGATTTGCTCGGCGAGCGGTTGCGCTCTGCGGCCATCGCAGCCCAGGCGTCGCTTGATCCTGACATTGACAACGTTACCAATGAGCAATTGGTGAACTTGAGTCGCCAACTTGGCATCTCGCATATTACGCTTTTTAAAAAAGTGGGGGACGACATCGTCGGCTTGAAGTCATCCGATCCCAAGGAAATCAACTTGAGCACGATGGATTGGGGAGTCTACAAAGACGCGATGGAGCAACTGCTGCGCGGGGAGGAGGTCCACGTCCCGGAGGGACAAGCCCTCCCGCACTACTGGGCCGGCCCGATTGACGTCGCATCCGCCGACCCCACGCAGATCGACAAATGGGGCTATTATTATGATGGAACGACCAACTACATCATCGACCCGTACGTGAGCGACTCTTACATCCGCCAGTACGAGAGCTTGACCGGGGCGCAGTCGATTGTGGACCGCACGCTGCAAGACAACGCCTCGGTGCTGGAGTTGACCGGTTTTAACCCGCTTGCGTTTGGCAAGAAACCGATTCTCACGAAAATCAACGACGCCGAGTACATCCAATTGCAGAACCGGCCGTTGTTTTTCGGCAGTACTTCTTATGAAGACCCGCGAGATGCGGCAAAAGTAGCGGAAGCCGATTCGAGCGGCAAGATCGTCACGTACCAAACAACCGTGCGAGACAAGATCGTACTCAAGTACTACATCCCGATCTCGCAAGCCAAGTACCCGTATGTGCTGGGCCTCGTCACCGACTATGACGTGATCCAGCAAGTTTTGAACCAACAGCTTTGGCGCAACGCGATGATTTCGCTGGTGGCGCTGGCGGCGGTGTTCGTGCTTGGGTATGTCATTGCAGGACTTACGGTTCGTCCGGTCCAGAAGATCTTGCTCAAAGTCAACGACATGGCGCGCGGCAACTTCGAAGCGCGCATCCACTTGCGGACCAAGGACGAGCTCGGGCAGTTGGCAGATCGGGTGAACTCGATGTCGAAGAACTTGCAAGTCTATACGGAGCAATTGCGCTCGTTGTATGAACACAACCCGTCTGCGCTGTTCTCCCTCAACCTCGCGGGCGAAGTGCTCTCCGTCAATCCTGTGGCCGAATCCATCCTCGGCTACTCGTCGGAGGAACTGCGCGGCCGACCGTTTGGCGATCTCGTGGTGCCTGAGGAGCGTGAGAAAGCGCAGTACCATTTCAAACAATCGGTGGACGGTCACTTCCAGAGCTTCGAGATGCACCTCGTGCGTCAGGACGGCGAGGTGTTCGAACTCGGCGTCCGACACTTCCCGATCATGGTCGCCGACGAAACGGTCGGCATCTATTCCATCGGCAAGGACATCACCGAGAGCCGCCGCACGGAGGAACTGATGCGCAAATCGGACAAACTCTCCGTCGTCGGTCAACTTGCGGCGGGAGTTGCCCATGAGATTCGCAATCCGCTGACGGCGATCAAAGGCTTCGTGCAATTGATTCGCGACACCCGAGGGGCCAAACCGGAATACTTCAACATTATGCTCTCGGAGCTGGACCGCATCGAATTGATCATCAATGAATTCCTCGTCCTCGCCAAGCCGCAAGCGGTGAATTTCCAAGAGAAAAACCTCGTGACCCTCTTGCAGAGCATCATCGCGCTGGTCGAGACGCAAGCGATTCTGAACAACATCCAAATCGTCCTGCTGCTTTCCGAGTCGGACATCCCGTTGATCGATTGCGAAGAAAACCAATTGAAGCAAGTCTTCATCAACATCCTCAAAAACTCCATCGAAGCGATGCCGAGCGGAGGGGTCATCCACATCACCGTCGACCATCTGGCGGCGACCGGGCAAGTGCGCGTGCGCGTCGTCGACGAGGGACAGGGCATCCCGGAGGAACGCCTCTCCAAACTGGGCGAGCCGTTCTACACCACGAAGGAGAAAGGCACAGGTCTTGGCTTGATGATCTCCTACAAGATTATCAGCGAGCACAAAGGCAAGATGATCGTGCGAAGCCGGGTCAACGAGGGGACCACGGTGGACGTGTACCTGCCGACGCATACATCCTGA
- the asnS gene encoding asparagine--tRNA ligase, which produces MTTKATIATIGQYVDQEVLIEGWLWNKRFSGKIGFLNLRDGTGFIQGVIAKQDVPEELFATAKGLTQETSIRVTGTVRAEERAASGYELNVTGVEVVAPTVDYPITPKEHGVDFLMDNRHLWIRSPRQRAILKIRAEIIRAMRDYLDNSGFTQVDPPILTPSSAEGTTNLFEIEYVNGEPAYLSQSGQLYMEAAALALGKVYSFGPTFRAEKSKTRKHMIEFWMIEPEMAYVEHAENMQIQEAFVKHIIKWVLERCPQELKTLERDTDALWRVVNEKFPVITYKEAVQILQDKGHDFPYGEDFGAPHETELTNHFDLPVFVEKWPADIKAFYMQPDPEDPSVVLGADLLAPEGYGEIIGGSQRIHDYDLLKSRYDEHGLGESYNWYLELRQYGTVPHSGFGIGLERTIAWICGIDHVRETIMMPRLLYRLYP; this is translated from the coding sequence GTGACGACGAAAGCCACGATTGCAACAATCGGTCAGTATGTTGATCAGGAAGTTCTGATCGAAGGCTGGCTTTGGAATAAGCGCTTCAGCGGGAAGATCGGCTTCCTGAACCTGCGTGACGGCACCGGCTTCATCCAAGGCGTTATCGCGAAGCAAGACGTTCCGGAAGAGCTGTTCGCCACCGCGAAGGGCCTGACCCAAGAAACCTCGATTCGCGTAACCGGCACGGTCCGCGCCGAAGAGCGTGCGGCATCCGGCTACGAGTTGAACGTTACCGGCGTCGAAGTGGTCGCACCGACCGTCGACTACCCGATCACCCCCAAGGAGCACGGCGTTGACTTCCTCATGGACAACCGTCACCTGTGGATTCGTTCGCCGCGCCAACGTGCGATCTTGAAGATTCGCGCCGAGATCATCCGTGCGATGCGCGACTATCTCGACAACAGCGGCTTCACCCAAGTGGACCCGCCGATCCTCACCCCGTCTTCGGCAGAAGGCACGACCAACCTGTTTGAAATCGAATACGTGAACGGGGAACCGGCGTACCTGTCCCAATCCGGCCAGCTCTATATGGAAGCTGCTGCACTGGCACTGGGCAAAGTCTACTCGTTCGGCCCGACCTTCCGTGCAGAGAAATCCAAAACCCGCAAGCACATGATCGAGTTCTGGATGATCGAGCCGGAGATGGCGTATGTCGAGCATGCAGAGAACATGCAAATCCAAGAAGCGTTCGTCAAGCACATCATCAAGTGGGTGCTTGAGCGTTGCCCGCAAGAACTCAAGACCTTGGAGCGTGACACCGATGCGCTGTGGCGTGTGGTCAACGAGAAGTTCCCGGTGATTACGTACAAAGAAGCCGTTCAAATTCTGCAGGATAAAGGCCATGACTTCCCGTACGGCGAAGACTTCGGCGCTCCGCATGAAACCGAGTTGACCAACCACTTTGATCTCCCGGTCTTCGTTGAGAAGTGGCCGGCGGATATCAAGGCATTCTACATGCAACCGGACCCGGAAGACCCGTCCGTCGTGCTCGGCGCAGACTTGCTCGCACCGGAAGGCTACGGCGAGATCATCGGCGGTTCGCAGCGTATCCACGACTACGACCTGCTGAAGTCCCGCTACGACGAGCACGGGCTCGGCGAGTCCTACAACTGGTACCTCGAACTCCGCCAGTACGGCACCGTGCCGCACTCCGGCTTCGGGATCGGCCTCGAGCGCACCATCGCGTGGATTTGCGGAATCGACCATGTTCGCGAGACGATCATGATGCCGCGTTTGCTGTACAGACTGTACCCGTAA
- a CDS encoding DNA ligase produces the protein MFQPIRPMLASFGNEAFEDEEFLFDVKWGRRLLVHKQGRRVEAYTRFGRCVTEQFPELQDVAGAIREEKAVLDCEGIVLRDGRPGFDSYLHRLRLTNSVSIKQAAVTHPATFVALDVLVSGERAWFQTPLQERKQRLQAMIGEAGAGKLISSPFVRGSGKTLYAEAVRRGLEGIVAKRVGSLYVPDSRSKDWIKIKIPHEIDCLILGYRPGPPFALVLGLHFPTVSAKPVGTVDQGISIEEQTAFTQIARDIQTRNDGKTQWVEPRLCCRVEYRDINEMHQLRQTSFRGFLVQKRPEDCRWHDNP, from the coding sequence TTGTTTCAACCGATCCGGCCGATGTTGGCAAGCTTTGGGAACGAGGCGTTCGAGGACGAGGAGTTTCTGTTTGATGTGAAATGGGGACGGCGGTTGTTGGTGCATAAGCAGGGACGTCGAGTGGAGGCGTACACGAGGTTTGGGCGCTGTGTGACCGAGCAGTTTCCGGAGTTGCAAGACGTGGCTGGGGCTATCCGTGAAGAAAAGGCTGTGCTCGATTGCGAGGGGATCGTACTTCGCGACGGTCGGCCGGGATTTGATTCGTACTTGCATCGTTTGCGCCTCACCAACTCCGTTTCGATAAAACAGGCCGCGGTCACGCACCCCGCGACCTTCGTCGCGCTCGATGTGCTCGTCAGCGGGGAGCGGGCATGGTTTCAAACTCCTTTGCAAGAGCGAAAACAGCGATTGCAGGCCATGATCGGGGAGGCGGGAGCAGGGAAGTTGATTTCGTCTCCATTTGTACGGGGGAGTGGAAAGACTCTCTACGCAGAGGCAGTCCGACGCGGACTCGAAGGAATTGTCGCCAAACGGGTAGGGTCGCTCTATGTCCCAGATTCACGATCCAAGGACTGGATCAAGATCAAAATTCCCCACGAAATCGACTGCCTGATCCTCGGCTATCGGCCCGGCCCGCCGTTCGCCCTGGTGCTGGGCCTGCACTTCCCGACGGTTTCCGCCAAGCCGGTCGGAACTGTTGATCAGGGGATTTCAATAGAAGAACAAACAGCCTTCACCCAAATCGCTCGCGACATCCAGACCCGCAACGACGGGAAAACGCAGTGGGTTGAACCCCGTCTCTGCTGTCGTGTTGAATATCGGGACATCAACGAAATGCACCAACTGCGACAGACGAGCTTTCGCGGGTTCCTTGTTCAAAAGCGTCCTGAGGACTGTCGCTGGCACGACAACCCGTGA
- a CDS encoding DnaD domain-containing protein, whose amino-acid sequence MTQRQDDATTVLLTSGFLAVPSLLLKFYKQLGLADEEMMLVLHLLQFRQEGVEFPTPDQIGERMMLHGDFLLSTLGTLQRAGFLEIGEEQIDLRPLYRKLAEFIQPKPKPAASSLDLLEKKEQNLFSVFEQEFGRPLSPLECEMIIKWVDDDRYREDLVREALREAVLSGKFNFKYIDRILFEWQKINIRTLQELNVHREQFRNRMPGSRQRQAQTSRQQTAPQPQRQPQGQAPEADGQENKYDAFYRMYGRE is encoded by the coding sequence ATGACTCAGAGACAAGATGATGCGACGACGGTTCTCCTGACATCCGGGTTTTTGGCTGTACCGAGCTTGTTGTTGAAGTTCTACAAGCAACTGGGCTTGGCGGACGAAGAGATGATGCTGGTGCTGCACTTGTTGCAATTCCGACAAGAGGGTGTGGAGTTCCCGACTCCGGATCAGATCGGGGAGCGCATGATGCTGCACGGAGACTTTCTCCTGTCCACGCTGGGTACCCTGCAACGCGCAGGTTTCCTTGAAATCGGCGAAGAGCAGATCGACCTGCGCCCGCTGTACCGCAAACTGGCGGAATTCATTCAGCCAAAACCCAAACCGGCAGCGTCCTCTCTGGACCTGTTGGAGAAAAAAGAACAGAACCTCTTCTCCGTCTTCGAGCAGGAGTTTGGACGCCCGCTGTCTCCGCTCGAATGCGAGATGATTATCAAATGGGTCGACGACGACCGATACCGCGAAGACCTCGTGCGCGAAGCTCTCCGCGAGGCCGTCCTGTCCGGCAAATTCAACTTCAAATACATTGACCGCATTCTGTTTGAATGGCAGAAAATCAACATCCGCACCCTGCAGGAACTCAACGTTCACCGAGAACAGTTCCGCAACCGCATGCCCGGCAGCCGCCAACGGCAAGCTCAAACGAGCCGCCAGCAGACCGCGCCGCAACCGCAGCGCCAGCCTCAAGGCCAAGCTCCGGAAGCGGACGGGCAGGAGAACAAATACGACGCGTTCTACCGCATGTACGGACGCGAGTAA
- a CDS encoding stalk domain-containing protein, protein MKKFAAAIVLTGAFLWFAPDAEPAHAELPLQVVFNGQHVQFDAQPEIVNDRTMVPIRAIAESMGAKVSLSGTNFFTVEKGDKRVRLTFDSPVAYVNGSRVTLPVPAYVKNNRTYVPVRFIGETFQASVGFVPPTNTVEIRTAADDRTLRFPVISDVHVQASDPRSQTKLKATLQDLYDIDPAADALVLNGDLGNGKQADYNTLRTLLAGNPHPTTLLYNIGNHEFYNAWYDRNGTYAPKTFPNGETEFMAINRYLQLTGESKVYYDRWIKGYHFLFLGAEKSRQSDMSIGDDAWLSQEQLNWLKQKLAENRQSDKPVFVFLHQPLTNTVSGSWWQNGTDRGVVQAESLKSILAGYPEVILFSGHTHAQLNLPRTMVRESFTMFNSSAEIGPEAAGGAPVLADSSEGLYVEVHSDKVIVRGRDFSKKTWVPQAQFTVPLKK, encoded by the coding sequence ATGAAAAAATTCGCTGCGGCGATTGTGCTCACGGGCGCGTTCTTGTGGTTCGCGCCCGATGCGGAGCCTGCTCATGCCGAACTGCCGTTGCAGGTGGTCTTCAACGGGCAGCATGTGCAATTCGACGCACAGCCGGAGATCGTCAACGACCGAACCATGGTTCCGATCCGCGCCATCGCCGAGTCGATGGGCGCCAAAGTTTCGCTTTCAGGAACGAACTTTTTTACCGTGGAAAAAGGGGACAAGCGCGTCCGCCTCACCTTCGATTCACCCGTTGCCTACGTCAACGGCAGCCGAGTCACGTTGCCGGTTCCCGCTTATGTAAAAAACAACCGCACCTACGTTCCGGTGCGCTTCATCGGAGAGACGTTTCAAGCGTCCGTCGGTTTCGTGCCGCCAACCAACACCGTTGAGATTCGCACGGCGGCCGATGACCGCACGTTGCGCTTTCCCGTGATCAGCGACGTGCATGTGCAGGCGTCTGATCCTCGCTCGCAAACCAAGTTGAAAGCCACGCTCCAAGACCTCTACGACATCGACCCTGCGGCCGACGCGCTGGTCCTCAACGGAGACTTGGGCAACGGCAAACAGGCGGACTACAACACCTTGCGGACGCTTCTGGCGGGCAACCCGCATCCGACGACTCTGCTGTATAACATCGGCAATCATGAATTCTACAATGCATGGTACGACCGCAACGGTACATACGCACCCAAGACGTTCCCCAACGGAGAGACGGAATTCATGGCGATCAACCGCTATCTGCAACTGACCGGGGAATCGAAGGTCTATTATGACCGCTGGATCAAGGGCTATCATTTCCTGTTCCTCGGCGCGGAGAAGTCCCGCCAGTCGGACATGAGCATCGGCGACGATGCGTGGCTGTCGCAAGAGCAACTGAATTGGTTGAAACAAAAATTGGCGGAGAACCGTCAGTCGGACAAGCCTGTGTTTGTGTTCTTGCACCAACCGTTGACGAACACCGTATCGGGCTCCTGGTGGCAGAACGGAACCGACCGCGGGGTGGTGCAAGCGGAGTCGTTAAAATCGATTCTCGCGGGATATCCGGAAGTCATCTTGTTCAGCGGGCATACGCATGCACAGTTGAACTTGCCGCGAACGATGGTGCGCGAGAGTTTCACGATGTTCAATTCCTCCGCCGAAATCGGACCGGAAGCGGCGGGTGGCGCACCGGTGCTCGCTGACAGTTCAGAAGGGCTGTACGTTGAAGTCCATTCGGACAAAGTGATCGTGCGAGGTCGCGACTTCTCGAAAAAAACCTGGGTGCCGCAAGCCCAGTTTACCGTGCCGCTCAAAAAGTAG
- a CDS encoding peptide ABC transporter substrate-binding protein, producing MQAKKWFSIGLAVTMLSSVALVGCGSKDDSNTADNSGSTSKDEQVINLALSDEIPSLDISKATDNIAFRVLGQINEGLTRVDKNGKAQPGVAKDWKVSEDGLTYTFNLRDDAKWSDGTPVTAGDFEYSWKRTLDPKTASQYAFMVAWVKGGEAYNSGKGTADEVGVKAKDDKTLVVTLDHPVPFFAEQMAFPLFFPQKKDFVEKQADKNGADADKVLTDGPFKMTEWVHEQSATLVKNDNYWDKANVKLEKVNYQVVKDSGALENLYQAGQLDRIGLVRDQVDRYKDTPEYTVIPELTNGYFQYNEKNKLFTNAKVRKALTYAVDGDQYADIVYHNGTSGATGFVPTGTSNGNGGDFRKDQGDLLKRKENASKAKDLLAEGLKELGMSSFPATKLLSDDGDVSKKASEFIKEQWRQNLGIDVEVENVPFKLRLKRTTDRDYDIVVSLWGADYNDPMTFLDMWITGGDFNENGYSNPKYDDLIHSAQKEPDSKKRMSYLYDAEKILMEDMPVGPIFFRASSGVAQQYIKGWQNNMSAPDYDLKGVYIEGKKK from the coding sequence ATGCAAGCAAAGAAATGGTTTAGCATCGGCCTCGCAGTTACCATGCTCTCCAGCGTGGCACTCGTAGGCTGTGGCAGCAAAGACGACAGCAACACCGCCGATAACTCCGGCTCCACCAGCAAAGACGAGCAAGTGATCAACCTTGCCCTGTCCGATGAAATCCCGTCCCTTGACATTTCCAAAGCAACCGACAACATCGCGTTCCGCGTTCTCGGTCAAATCAACGAAGGTCTGACCCGCGTTGACAAAAACGGCAAAGCACAACCGGGCGTCGCAAAAGACTGGAAAGTCTCCGAAGACGGCCTTACCTACACCTTCAACCTCCGCGACGATGCAAAATGGTCCGACGGCACCCCGGTTACCGCTGGTGACTTCGAATACTCCTGGAAGCGCACCCTCGATCCAAAGACCGCTTCGCAATACGCGTTCATGGTCGCTTGGGTCAAAGGCGGCGAAGCATACAACTCCGGCAAAGGCACTGCTGACGAAGTCGGCGTAAAAGCGAAGGATGACAAGACTCTCGTCGTCACCCTCGACCACCCGGTTCCGTTCTTCGCAGAGCAAATGGCGTTCCCGCTCTTCTTCCCGCAGAAGAAAGACTTCGTCGAGAAGCAAGCGGACAAAAACGGCGCAGATGCAGACAAAGTTCTCACCGACGGTCCGTTCAAGATGACCGAATGGGTGCATGAGCAATCCGCAACCCTCGTCAAAAACGACAACTACTGGGACAAAGCGAACGTGAAACTGGAGAAAGTTAACTACCAAGTAGTTAAAGACTCCGGCGCACTCGAGAACCTGTACCAAGCAGGCCAACTCGACCGTATCGGCCTCGTTCGTGACCAAGTAGACCGTTACAAAGACACCCCGGAATACACCGTCATCCCGGAATTGACCAACGGTTACTTCCAATACAACGAGAAAAACAAACTCTTCACCAACGCAAAAGTCCGCAAAGCGCTGACCTATGCAGTGGACGGAGATCAATATGCTGACATCGTGTACCACAACGGTACCTCCGGTGCTACCGGCTTCGTTCCGACCGGTACCTCCAACGGTAACGGCGGCGACTTCCGCAAAGACCAAGGCGACCTGCTCAAGCGCAAGGAAAACGCTTCGAAAGCGAAAGACCTGCTCGCAGAAGGCCTGAAAGAACTGGGCATGTCCTCGTTCCCGGCAACCAAGTTGCTGTCTGACGATGGCGACGTCTCCAAAAAAGCGTCCGAGTTCATCAAAGAACAATGGCGTCAAAACCTCGGCATCGACGTCGAAGTCGAGAACGTTCCGTTCAAACTGCGCCTGAAGCGCACCACCGATCGTGACTACGATATCGTTGTTTCCCTGTGGGGCGCTGACTACAACGATCCGATGACCTTCCTCGACATGTGGATCACCGGCGGCGACTTCAACGAAAACGGCTACTCCAACCCGAAATACGATGACCTGATCCACTCTGCACAAAAAGAGCCGGATTCCAAGAAGCGTATGAGCTACCTGTACGACGCTGAGAAAATCCTCATGGAAGACATGCCGGTTGGCCCGATCTTCTTCCGCGCATCTTCCGGCGTTGCCCAGCAGTACATCAAAGGCTGGCAAAACAACATGTCCGCGCCGGACTACGACCTCAAAGGCGTGTACATCGAAGGCAAGAAAAAGTAA
- a CDS encoding acetate/propionate family kinase, producing MNVLVLNCGSSSLKYQLFRMPEEKVLIRGGIEKIGSDDAQHFYKAEGQDGQGSHEGTSTSEILDHREALRQVLHVVTRESGVLQSVNEISAVGHRVVHGGEQFALSTFLTDEVKHAIRDNVELAPLHNPANLQGIEAMEDVLPGVKQVAVFDTAFHQSMPPEHYLYPIPYVLYKRHKVRRYGFHGTSHRYVSSRVPFLVHRDLMNLKVISCHIGNGASVTAIQNGRSIDTSMGMTPLEGVMMGTRSGDIDPSIQGYVTAKEELTQEDFASMLNKHSGLFGISGLSGDMRKITEARAKGSARSALAFDMYEYRIRKYIGAYVAAMNGVDVLLFTAGVGENSPLLRRKICDHLTYLGLEIDVQANDTGKGERIISTSASRVTVCVIPTNEELMIARDTQLLVSGLESWGK from the coding sequence GTGAATGTGCTCGTGCTCAATTGTGGGAGTTCCTCGCTGAAGTACCAGTTGTTCCGCATGCCGGAAGAGAAGGTGCTCATCCGGGGCGGCATTGAAAAAATCGGCAGCGACGACGCCCAGCACTTCTACAAAGCGGAAGGGCAAGACGGACAGGGAAGCCACGAGGGCACATCCACGTCGGAGATTCTCGATCATCGGGAAGCGTTGCGCCAAGTGCTCCACGTCGTCACCCGCGAGTCGGGCGTTTTGCAGAGCGTGAACGAAATTTCGGCGGTCGGGCATCGCGTCGTCCACGGCGGGGAGCAATTTGCGCTCTCGACGTTTTTGACAGACGAAGTGAAACACGCCATTCGGGACAATGTCGAGCTGGCACCGTTGCACAACCCTGCGAATTTGCAGGGCATCGAGGCGATGGAGGACGTGTTGCCGGGCGTCAAGCAGGTGGCGGTTTTTGATACGGCGTTTCATCAATCGATGCCGCCGGAGCATTACCTGTACCCGATTCCTTACGTGCTGTACAAGCGGCACAAAGTCCGACGCTATGGATTTCACGGCACGTCGCACCGCTATGTCTCGTCGCGGGTGCCTTTTCTCGTGCATCGCGATCTCATGAATCTCAAAGTGATTTCGTGCCACATCGGCAACGGAGCCAGTGTGACGGCGATTCAGAACGGGCGCTCCATCGACACGTCCATGGGCATGACCCCGTTGGAAGGTGTGATGATGGGCACGCGGAGCGGGGACATCGACCCGAGCATTCAGGGATATGTGACGGCCAAGGAAGAGTTGACGCAAGAGGACTTCGCGTCGATGCTCAACAAGCACAGCGGGTTGTTTGGCATCTCGGGCCTGTCGGGCGACATGCGAAAAATTACGGAGGCCCGTGCCAAGGGAAGTGCGCGCTCGGCACTGGCGTTTGATATGTACGAATACCGCATTCGCAAATACATCGGGGCGTATGTGGCGGCGATGAACGGAGTCGATGTGCTGTTGTTCACGGCGGGGGTGGGGGAGAATTCTCCGCTTTTGCGCCGCAAGATTTGCGACCATCTCACGTATCTGGGTCTGGAAATCGACGTGCAGGCAAACGACACGGGCAAAGGGGAGCGCATCATCTCCACAAGTGCTTCGCGTGTGACGGTGTGCGTGATTCCGACCAATGAAGAGTTAATGATCGCTCGCGATACGCAACTGCTCGTCTCCGGTCTGGAATCTTGGGGAAAATAA
- a CDS encoding stalk domain-containing protein, with amino-acid sequence MKKLATGVFALFALIGVSADAHASTPISVVIDGQVQQYDRPPLLYQNRTFVPMRGIFETLGAKVLWDGTTETVTATRDGSTVSLKLNSTTAYRNGQPYTLDAEPRLIDDRTMVPVRFVAESLGVDVVWDSESQRVLITTKEQGSTPDPATPNPPQPGQPTTPQQFIPFPYPINSSLITNKANRSYEKRTETRYLVIHETVSKTTARAQLNYFNTQTAYANAHAFIDWNEVLLTLPPDEIAWSVGKPANAFTFNIELCHVKTASDFAKEWEMATTYAAKWCLDANRDPMQTIVSHHDITNTFGGTTHTDPDEYFNEFHKTMNDFRQDVANKINTMKAQGKRWQ; translated from the coding sequence TTGAAAAAACTCGCAACCGGTGTTTTCGCACTTTTCGCTCTTATCGGAGTGAGCGCTGATGCTCATGCGTCAACACCCATTTCCGTCGTGATTGACGGACAAGTTCAGCAATATGACCGACCCCCTCTGCTGTACCAGAACCGCACCTTTGTGCCGATGCGCGGGATTTTTGAAACGCTCGGAGCGAAAGTCCTGTGGGACGGGACTACAGAGACGGTCACAGCCACTCGAGACGGTTCGACCGTCTCTCTGAAACTCAATTCCACCACGGCCTATCGCAACGGCCAACCGTATACGCTGGACGCCGAACCGCGCCTGATCGACGACCGGACGATGGTCCCGGTCCGCTTCGTCGCCGAATCGCTCGGCGTCGATGTGGTGTGGGATTCGGAGAGCCAACGTGTCCTGATCACCACGAAAGAGCAGGGGAGTACCCCTGATCCGGCGACTCCCAATCCGCCACAACCCGGTCAACCGACTACACCCCAGCAGTTCATCCCGTTTCCGTATCCGATCAACTCGTCTCTCATCACCAACAAAGCGAACCGCTCTTATGAGAAGCGTACGGAGACGCGCTACCTCGTCATCCACGAAACGGTTTCGAAGACGACTGCGCGTGCTCAGTTGAATTACTTCAACACGCAGACCGCCTATGCGAACGCGCATGCGTTCATCGACTGGAACGAAGTGCTGCTGACACTGCCGCCGGATGAAATCGCGTGGTCGGTCGGCAAGCCGGCCAACGCGTTCACCTTCAACATCGAACTCTGCCACGTCAAGACTGCATCCGACTTCGCGAAGGAGTGGGAGATGGCCACGACCTATGCGGCGAAGTGGTGCCTCGATGCGAATCGCGATCCGATGCAAACCATCGTCTCGCACCATGACATCACCAACACGTTCGGGGGCACGACCCACACCGATCCGGACGAATATTTCAACGAGTTCCACAAGACGATGAACGACTTCCGCCAGGATGTCGCCAACAAGATCAACACGATGAAAGCCCAAGGCAAGCGCTGGCAGTGA